The following are encoded together in the Xanthomonas sacchari genome:
- a CDS encoding MGMT family protein yields the protein MSPRRPLAATAAAPAETTAAAEAHARILATIRAIPPGQVRGYGEVAMLAGLPGRARLVARLLGGNTDAALPWHRVLRSDGRIAFPEGSRGHREQCQRLRAEGVVVQGGRVKRAPKPARDLDAEVWGPR from the coding sequence ATGAGCCCGCGGCGGCCGCTTGCAGCGACGGCAGCGGCGCCGGCCGAGACGACGGCGGCCGCCGAGGCGCACGCGCGGATCCTGGCGACGATCCGGGCGATCCCGCCGGGCCAGGTGCGCGGCTATGGCGAGGTGGCGATGCTGGCCGGGTTGCCGGGACGCGCGCGCCTGGTGGCGCGCCTGCTCGGCGGCAACACCGACGCTGCGCTGCCCTGGCACCGGGTGCTGCGCAGCGACGGCCGCATCGCGTTCCCCGAAGGCTCGCGTGGCCATCGCGAACAATGCCAGCGCCTGCGCGCCGAAGGCGTGGTGGTGCAGGGCGGGCGGGTGAAACGTGCGCCTAAGCCGGCGCGGGATCTCGATGCCGAGGTGTGGGGGCCTAGGTAG
- a CDS encoding rhomboid family intramembrane serine protease, translating into MFPRLPPVTQALLIGNVVVFLLQMLFGMDTFSPFMLWPIGAFDAFSPGENFQLWQLLTYGFLHGSFSHLLFNMLALYMFGGPLEQTWGNKRFLTYYLVCVVGAGLCQLLVGWWMLSNGNAPYPTLGASGGIFGLLLAFGMLFPNQRVVLLFPPIPMKARTFVIVFGALELLMGFTGWQPGVAHFAHLGGMLFGWLMIRYWRGQPPFGKRKPPRPRIVR; encoded by the coding sequence ATGTTTCCCAGACTTCCGCCCGTCACCCAAGCGCTGCTGATCGGCAACGTCGTGGTGTTCCTGCTGCAGATGCTGTTCGGCATGGACACCTTCTCGCCCTTCATGTTGTGGCCCATCGGTGCCTTCGACGCGTTCTCGCCCGGGGAGAACTTCCAGCTTTGGCAGTTGCTGACCTACGGCTTCCTGCACGGCAGCTTCTCGCATCTGTTGTTCAACATGCTGGCGCTGTACATGTTCGGCGGACCGCTGGAGCAGACCTGGGGCAACAAGCGCTTCCTGACCTACTACCTGGTCTGCGTGGTCGGCGCCGGCCTGTGCCAGTTGCTGGTCGGCTGGTGGATGCTCAGCAACGGCAACGCGCCGTATCCGACCCTGGGCGCCTCGGGCGGCATCTTCGGCCTGCTGCTGGCCTTCGGCATGCTGTTTCCGAACCAGCGGGTGGTGCTGCTGTTCCCGCCGATCCCGATGAAGGCGCGCACCTTCGTGATCGTGTTCGGCGCGCTGGAACTGCTGATGGGCTTCACCGGCTGGCAGCCGGGCGTGGCGCATTTCGCGCATCTGGGCGGCATGCTGTTCGGTTGGCTGATGATCCGCTACTGGCGCGGCCAGCCGCCGTTCGGCAAGCGCAAGCCGCCGCGTCCGCGCATCGTGCGCTGA